The following are from one region of the Pseudomonadota bacterium genome:
- the mreC gene encoding rod shape-determining protein MreC, with translation MKNSIAIIIAILILVISFFAFTNTPVFVKGYSKVKGFVAEMAGPALRLISKPTYSLRKMFEAYANLVDVKRDNLALKKKLEAFELENQKIPELEKENKRLKTILNLTEQNPNTMIAARVVGEDIKNWFKCIIIDKGRNYGIKEKMPVITPKGIVGQAVEVNKWHTKVMIINDTNSSIDVYIEGKNTRGMLEGTGQTVLKLKYVLKNDEVEIGDRLVTSGKDSIYPKGLPTGIVITVNRNKPGIFSDIDVMPFNNFKGLEEVLIIKK, from the coding sequence TTGAAAAACTCTATCGCCATAATCATAGCCATACTAATACTTGTAATCTCATTTTTTGCATTTACAAACACTCCTGTATTCGTAAAAGGTTATTCAAAAGTAAAGGGTTTCGTTGCTGAAATGGCCGGACCTGCCTTAAGGCTTATAAGCAAGCCAACCTATTCTTTGCGGAAGATGTTTGAAGCTTATGCAAATCTTGTAGATGTGAAAAGAGATAATCTTGCATTAAAAAAAAAGCTTGAAGCATTTGAGTTAGAGAATCAAAAAATCCCAGAACTCGAAAAAGAGAACAAAAGGTTAAAAACCATTCTGAATCTTACGGAACAAAACCCAAATACTATGATAGCCGCAAGGGTAGTAGGAGAGGACATAAAGAACTGGTTTAAATGTATCATTATAGACAAAGGGAGGAATTACGGCATTAAAGAAAAAATGCCTGTGATTACCCCAAAAGGGATTGTGGGGCAGGCAGTGGAAGTGAACAAATGGCATACCAAGGTTATGATAATAAATGATACAAATTCATCCATTGATGTATATATAGAAGGGAAAAACACAAGGGGCATGCTTGAAGGCACAGGGCAAACAGTACTCAAATTGAAATACGTATTGAAAAATGATGAAGTCGAAATCGGCGATAGGCTTGTAACATCAGGGAAAGACAGTATATATCCAAAAGGGCTGCCAACAGGCATTGTGATCACTGTGAATAGAAATAAACCGGGGATTTTCTCTGATATAGATGTCATGCCCTTCAATAACTTTAAAGGATTAGAAGAAGTACTGATAATTAAAAAATGA